A window from Prosthecochloris marina encodes these proteins:
- a CDS encoding NAD-dependent epimerase/dehydratase family protein has product MKVLVTGSAGHLGEALVRTLKCQGHDVVGIDIVDSDFTDKVGTISSQKFVKKCMEGINTVFHTAALHKPHVVTHCRQSFIDSNITGTLSLLESAVSAGVNSFIYTSTTSAFGDALIPTAGASAAWITEDVMPVPKNIYGVTKVAAENLCQLFHRNHHLPCLILRTSRFFPEEDDKKQVREEYEDSNVKANEFLFRRVDIEDVVTAHLLAMEKATTLGFARYVISATTPFLQDDLPELRSDAAAVLKRRVPDYEAEYKRRGWKMFPSIDRIYVNERARNELGWVPQHNFSNVLERLKANEKLLSPLAHIIGVKGYHSTEFDDCPFPVE; this is encoded by the coding sequence ATGAAAGTTTTGGTAACAGGTAGTGCCGGTCATTTAGGGGAAGCACTTGTTCGGACTCTGAAATGTCAGGGGCATGATGTTGTAGGCATCGATATTGTTGATTCCGATTTTACCGATAAAGTAGGTACAATATCGAGCCAAAAATTTGTCAAAAAATGTATGGAAGGAATAAATACCGTTTTCCATACAGCAGCTTTGCACAAGCCTCATGTTGTCACTCATTGTCGGCAAAGTTTTATTGATAGCAATATTACAGGAACGCTCAGCCTTTTAGAGTCGGCAGTGTCAGCCGGAGTAAACTCGTTTATCTATACGAGTACAACCAGCGCCTTTGGTGATGCGTTGATTCCCACTGCAGGTGCTTCGGCCGCTTGGATAACCGAGGATGTGATGCCAGTTCCCAAAAATATTTATGGAGTGACCAAAGTAGCAGCGGAGAATCTTTGTCAACTGTTTCATCGTAACCATCATCTTCCGTGTCTAATCTTGAGGACTTCTCGTTTTTTCCCGGAAGAAGACGATAAAAAACAAGTACGAGAAGAATATGAGGATAGTAATGTCAAAGCCAATGAATTTCTGTTTCGCCGGGTCGATATTGAAGATGTAGTGACGGCACATTTACTGGCTATGGAAAAAGCAACAACATTGGGTTTTGCCAGATATGTCATCAGTGCAACGACTCCATTTTTACAAGATGATTTGCCTGAGTTACGTTCTGACGCAGCTGCGGTGCTCAAACGAAGAGTTCCTGACTATGAAGCCGAGTATAAACGTCGTGGCTGGAAAATGTTTCCCTCGATTGATAGGATCTATGTCAACGAACGAGCAAGGAACGAGCTCGGTTGGGTTCCTCAACATAATTTCAGCAATGTCCTCGAAAGGCTGAAAGCGAATGAAAAACTACTGAGCCCTTTAGCGCACATCATTGGGGTGAAGGGTTATCATTCTACGGAGTTTGATGATTGTCCTTTCCCTGTCGAATGA